A region of the Microcystis aeruginosa FD4 genome:
TCTCGCTCTTGCTTGGGGTTTAAAACTAGGAGACCAAAACCGGATGCCATGCTCAACTGCTACACCATGTAACTTTTTGCTTCCTCTCAGATTAACTCCTCTCAGTTCGCCCTGCTAGGCACGACATTCAGTCACCTCTGTCTGTTACATTTTATCCAAAACGACGTGCGATTACCCTGCTGCATCTCCCCACCACCAGCCAGGTTCTTCTGTTGGGTTCCAGTTTTAGGATAAACCTCGAAAATGTGATGCTCCCCCCAAATAGACATTTGCCTCGTTTAAGGTTAGACTGAGCTTAAGTGGGAATATTTGTCTTTGCTTATGTAAGTCGGGACTAATAAAGCCGCTGCTATCTATATTTGTATAGTTTTTTTATTTCAATCTAACAGGAGTTTAACTTATGAGTCAGATAGCTATCGATAAAATTTACGAGACAGATTTCTATCAATGGACAATGAAACAAGCCCAAGCATTAAAAGAACAAAATGTCCAAGAATTGGACTGGGAAAACCTGATTGAGGAGATCGAAGCCTTGGGACGTAGTGATTATCAAGCAGTGGTCTCCTTACTAACTCGAATTATGCAACACCGTCTGAAGATTGATTACGCTAATAAGCCTGAGTGTAATCGCCATTGGCAAGCCGAAATCAAAGCTTTCTCTAACACTCTTAAGCGTCGCTACAGTCCATCGATGAAGCCTAAGCTAGAAGTAGAATGGCAAGGGATCTATTCGGATGCAGTTGACCTGTATTTGATTGACTATCCCCCTTCTAACATCCCTGAAACCTGTCCTTATCATTTTAATGATTTATTTTGATGCCAGAAACTCACCTTGATTTCTTAAAACTTAGGCACTTCCACAGGCTAGAAGCCTGTTCCACACAGGTTATATTTACCTCGTTTACCTCGTTCCCAAGTTCTACCTGGGAACGCCATTTTCAGGTTTACCTGAAGAATGATATATAGCGGTTCTCGCATCTGTGCGGCACACTTAAACCTTTGCTGATTAAGCTGTTCATGATCGGGAATGTACCTCGTGTGAATCAGAAACGCTATATATGAATAAGGCAAAGCCTAAATCCTCTGGTTCCAAGGCAGAGCTTTGGAACCAGAATACACAGGTTATATTAGAAGTCTGTTTCACCATTAAATGAGATTAGAAATTATGTTTACCGCTAAACCGATGACTACTGCTACTAAGATAAAAGAGAGGATGGAATGAAAGAGTGTCATGCGCCGCATCGCAACACTTTCAATGGATACGTCCGATGTTTGGTAACACATAGCGATAGTAAAAGAGTAATACATAAAATCCCAATAATCCACCAGTTCTTGATTGGGAAAGTCCAAACCTTTGCGGTAAGCGGATGAATCTTCTGCGGATAGTTCATCGTAGTAGAGTCTGGCATAATACAGAGCAAAAAAAGTATGTACCAGAGTCCAGGACAAAAAGATCGCTAATAGGGATAATCCCATGTGCAAATTCGTCAACAAGGGAGTCCATTGCTTCGAGTTGTTGAGCAATAAAGAAAGAGCAATTAACCCCATACCAGAAAATAGCAGCACAGCAAATAAAGTGCTAATACCCTTGGGTTCCTGCTGTTGAGACAAGCGAAAGGTATCTTCCGCAGTCGCTTTGGACATTTGCACTGCTAAAACACTCAAATAACTTAGTATCGCTAGATCGTAAGCCAAGAGAAACCGCAATTCCTGGTAAAATTCTCCCGTGATTAAATAAACGAAAATTGCCACTGTCAGCGTGAAGAGAAACCGGTTGATGGGAGAAGTCAGCCGAAAAATCATTTTTTGCTTGGCGGTCATTTTTAAGAGCCTTGATTTTCACAGATCTGGTTTAGGTGAAACGGTATGGGTTTCTCAGGACAGCCTAGCAGTCAATTCTCAGGTGAGGGCAGACAACTGGCCCCTCTCTTCCCCTCAGGTAAAAATTCTCGATCGAATTGGCAATTTATACCTGGACTTCCCCGTTGACAAAAAGCCATAACCTGTGCTGTAGAAGGGATTAAGAGAATTTCCAGCGCCCCGTTACTGGGTACAAATCAGGGAAAATCCCAATAAATCTAACGCTTTTTGTTGCAGTTGGGTCGGTCGAGTTATCTTAGAAAAACGATAACTTCCCTCCCTAATCATACATTCCACTGTATTCAAGCAAATTGTCCCCACGTCTTCCAACAAAGTCCGAAAACTATGCACAGGGAGATTCTCTTGATTCCGTTTTTGGCGTTGCATAATAGAGATATGAATGGAGGAAATCAAAATGCAATGCCCTGAATGTGAATCTACCCATATCCGTAAAAATGGCATCAATAAACAAGGTAAACAAAATCATATTTGCGTCACCTGTAGTCGTCAATTTATTGATAGCTATGAAAAACAGAAAGGCTATGACGAAGAAACGAAGCGAGAATGCCTAACTGCCTATGTTAAAGGGATGGGATTTCGAGGTATAGAACGGTTGAAGGGAGTTCATCATACAACGATAATTAATTGGGTAAAATCTGTGGGAAATTTATTGCCAGTCGCCTATGACCCGGAAACAATTCCTGAAGTAGGGGAACTAGATGAATTGGAAACCTTTGTTGGCTCAAAAAAAAACAAAATCTGGGTGTGGACAGCCGTCGACCACTTTAAAAAAGGAATTTTAGGTTGGGTAATCCCCAGACCATAGTAGCGAAACGTTTCGCCCCTTATGGGAATTAGTTAAGTCTTGGGGATGCTATTTTTATGTGAGTGATGGATGGTCAGTTTATCCATGTTTTATAGCAGAGGGCGACCATATAGTTAGGGTATGCGGCAAAAAGTTTCTCGTGGGGGTAGGGTGTGGGGTGTGGGGTGTAGGGTGTAGGGTTTTACCAATTTTCATCTGGTCAATTACCTAATTTTCAGAGAAAAAGTCCCTGAATTTTCCCCCCGATCCCCGCAATGGCTGGCACTTTTTGAGGGTAAAAAAGTCGAAAAGTCCTATCCAACAAGGTTTTTAGATTTATTCAGCAGACCCTAGTTAGTAAGACTTATATGACCAGAGTAGAGGGTGAGAACACAGGTTTAAGACATTATCTAGCCCGATTGCATCGCCAAACACTCTGCTATTCTAAGTCTAGAGAAATGTTAGGATACTCTATTCGTTTATTAATTCATTATCTGAAGTTTCAAGAAGTGCCTATTCCTTACTGATTCATAGCTTGATTCAGCAACGCCGAATCTTCTTTTGTGGTATTTTTAAAAACTAGACTCAAACTAACTTTTGGATACGATGCACAGTTGCCATTCATACCTTGATTCAGCAACGCCTACTTTTTCTGTAGTATCTGTGAAGGTCATCTTGATCGGTGTTGGTTGGTATATGCTTGACACTGGCATAAACGGCGTTTTATTGTCAGGAGGGAAGACGGGGAATCAACCCGGAACTCGTGTCTGCAAGCAAGCTATTCTGTCCCTTGTCAAGATTAATGGCAGACTCCAGTATAGTTGGCATTGCCGTGCTGAAGTTTAAAGACGCGATAATTGTTGTCTAAACTAAAGCTTAGAGGAGTACCAGCTTGACTCTTGCCTTTAAAGGTATTATTGCCCTGATAGGTTGTTAGAGCAAGTCCCACGGGTTGCATTTCTGGGGGAGTGGCCGCTCCAAAGGCATCAATCGTGATAGATTGATGTTCTTTGTCGATAACCACCACGTCTCCTTCGGCAATGTCCGTCACTGATTCCACTATCGTTACGGCAATGGGCCGTTTTCTCTGGATCGATGCGTCATCAATGACAGAGGTATAGACCTCTTGCATAATTTTTTTATGGTGCAGTGGAGGGTTTTGCTTTTTTCTCTATTTTTAGATTGAATTCGAAAAAAGAATAAATGTGGTTCTTCGTTACTTGTTATGGTTCGATAGGGTGGACTAAATCGACTAAATCCTTATCTGGCAAGAGATTTAATTGATTAGTTCGTTTTAGAGCGAAAACAATTGACAAAAATCGCCAAATGTCTTTCTACTTAGGGTGATAAGCAAACCTTATCTATCGGAGGGCGCAGGTTCCTTGCGCCCCTACAGTAACGGATTTTGTCCACAATTTAGGGGCGAACTGCGTTCGCCCAAAAGGTACATTATCAAAGCGCAAGTCCCTAAGTGCATGATTGTCTGTCCTAACTGAGAAGTTAATTTTGTCCTATTACTTAAGTACATTAATCTCATTCCGAGATTTCGATCGAACTCACCGCTCTTTGCCAACGTTTTTTCCAGTGGCTAGTCGGTTCCAAGTCACTGCGATCCTGTTCGCTGCGACGACGTTGTATAATCACTTCGGCTGGGTCGGTTAAAGCTGCATCTCGATAGGGAATAGCGGCCTTAGTTTGCAGATGTTCCCGTTCCTGTGCCGATAGAGATGGGGGTAAGGACAAAAAACTGGCTATTGTCCCTGGCGATCGCCGCCCGACGCAATCGGTGGCTCCAATCTGCAATCCTGCTAATTGTAAGGCCCTTCGCACCGAGGCAGCACAGGAATAGGTGACTAAATAACCCGTCGGACTCAGGCATTTGGCCACTAAAGCTAAAAACTCCACCGTCCACAGTTGCGGACATTTACCCGGGGAAAAGGGATCGAGAAAAATTGCCTCCGCTTGAAAACCCGCCTCAATCACCTTGGTTATCGTCTGTCGCGCATCCCCGATTAACAGTTTAGCCGTGAGATTAGGCAAGTCTAGCCGGTGATTATGGGCAAAATCATTTAAATATTCGGGAATTGGTTGACTCCAACTATTTAAGAGATTTTCTCTAATAGCTGCCAGGGGAACCACTCGATCGCTTTCTAAAGCTAATAATTCTACCCGACAATCCCCCCTAACTCGCCAAATGGCCGCTAAGGCTGCGGCGCTATTGTACCCTAAGCCGTAACAAATGTCAAGAATTTTCAGATTATTGCTCTGGTCTGCTTTTGCTGCCAGACGACTGGAGAGGATAAATTTTTTCTCGGCTTCTTCCCTTGCCCCGGAGGTAGAATGATAACATTCGCCGAATTCGGTCGAAAAAAAGGTATAAGAACCATCCTCAGTGGCTTTTTGCGGGTAGGCTTCGGGGGAGACAAGCATGGTGATGAAGAATGTCTTTGAGGTGAATATCGGTTTCCAGTAGGCAAGCGTGACCACTATTGGGTAGAATCGTTAATTTTGCCGCGGGTAACTGCTGAATTAGGCGTTTAGCCTCCGCTACCGATGGTAACAGTCGATCGCCTTGACTGGCTATCACTAACACCTCCAATTGCAGACGTTTTAACTCGCTGGCACTAACCTGAAACCGTTGTAACTGGGATAAACGCCAGCTAATCGTCTTCGGTGGGACGTATTGCATGGCTTTGAGGAGAGAGCGGCGATCTTCCCGGGATATTCGACCGATAGCGGCGAGAAAGGGTAAAATAGTTAGTGCCGAGCTGCCGTGGATGAAATCGGGCATTATCTGGGTGATAGCGATTCCCAAGCTTAAAAGAGGTCTTTGATTAAAAGAAGAAGCCGGGTTAACTAAAATCAGTTTTTTAAGCAATTTTGGTGCTTTTGTCGCTATTTTTAAGGCTAAACAGCCGCCAAAAGACTCACCGCAGAGATAGACTTTTCTCGATTGTCCCTTTAATTCCTGTGCCAATAAAGCAATCACGAGGGCGCTTAACTCCTCCCAATCACCGAGATATTGCGGGGAAATCGCCAAACAACGCAGATCGAAGTAAGGGGCAAGGTTTTTAATCTGACGATGGTATAGTTGGCCGCTGCCATCCATTCCGGGTAAAAATACAAACAGGGGATAATCGGGACGGGAATGACGGGGAATCATCCAACTGACAGGTTGTTCCATGGTGCGAGAAGCGCGATCGATAAGTAGTCGTGCAAAATTAATTTCCTAGTCGAGACTCCGAGACTCCGAGACTCCGAGACTCCGAGACTCACAAGACAGCTATTAGGGATCGGATTTGAGTTTTCAGTTCACTGTTTACTGATCACAGCAGCAGTCTGACGGAGTAGTGGCTTAGATGTGTAATTAATTGTGCTAGGACTTACGCATTGACAGGATCGACCAAATATGAGGTATGGGTTTCGGGCATTTTAACGTGATTTTTTGATGACTTTTGAGCGATCGCTATCGATCAGAAGTTAATCGCCAAAAGTCTGAAACGACGGATTTTCGTTCATACACATCATGGTGAATTTGTACAGTGCGTAACTCCTATGTGCTTAGATACTTATTAAAAAAGTTTTTTCTGTTCAGGAGCCTTCCGGGTTTAGAATATCAGGGTTTACCCCTAGTTTCTCTTTTTCTTTTTAGGGTGCGTAGCGTCCTTCGGTGGCTGATAACTGAATACTGAAATTACTCGTCTTCAGCGAAAATAAAGCGAGTTAGTTCACTAGGATCGGGTTCGGGGCTAGATTCGGCAAATTTAACCGCTTCATCGATTTCAGCTTGAATTTTCTGCTCGATTTCCTTTAATTCCTCTCTCGTCGCCAGATCTCCCTCGTAGAGGTAGGCGGCAAAGCGAGTGATCGGATCTCTTTCGCCCCAGAATTGTTTCTCGTCAGCACTGCGTAACTCGTCGGGATCTGCCAGAGAGTGACCCCGGAAACGATAGGTTAAGGCCTCAATTAAAGTCGGCCCCTCACCGGCGCGGGCGCGAGCCACGGCCTCTCTGGCGGCGGCATGAACGGCGACCACATCCATACCGTCCACTTCCACACCTACCATACTAAAAACACTGGCTTTTTTATAGATTTCTGGTTGAGAAGTGGCTCGATCGTGGGCCATACCGATCGCCCACTTATTATTTTCCACCACATAGATAATCGGCAACTTCCAGAGGGCGGCCATATTTAGACACTCAAAAAACTGGCCATTATTACTCGCCCCATCCCCAAAGAAACAGACCGTTACCTGATCGGCACTGGCATCACCCATGGCTTCGCGACGGTATTTACTTTGAAAAGCCGCCCCAGTAGCGACGGGAATCCCCTCGGCCACGAAAGCGTAACCCCCTAAAAGCTTATGTTCGGCGGAAAACATATGCATGGAGCCACCCCGTCCTTTACTACAGCCGGTAGCTTTTCCGAATAACTCCGCCATCACCTCTTGAGCGGGAACTCCGGCGCTGAGGGCGTGGACGTGATCGCGATAGGTGCTAGAAACGTAATCTTCTCCCTGACGCAAGGCTTTAATAATACCGCTAGATATCGCTTCTTGACCGTTGTAGAGGTGGACAAAACCGAACATTTTGCCCCGATAATACATTTCGGCACATTTATCTTCAAACATCCGCCCCAAAACCATATCTTCGTATAGGCGAAGACCTTCAGCTTTGGTAATAATGATGGAAGCAGGATCAAAGGTTGGTAAAGTACGTTCGGAAATCATAGGGTCTGTAGTATCATTTAGACAACAAAAAAGCAAGGGGAGAGGAAGCGGTAGATTTTTCGAGAATTCTGGCAGTGAATTTTTTGGTCTTAACCCAAGGGGTTCTTGGTATTTTCTCTCTCAAATCTAATCTTAGTCAGTCAGAGATTGGCTAGGATAAGATGGTATCTTGTTATTTTACTCGCTCCGCTCTCACTTACATCACCTTAAATGTCGGCAGGATGCCCCCGTTACACCCGTAGGGTTAGCGGGGGAGGAATACCAACCAGTATAAAACGAGCGTAGCGCATCAACGCTAAATATGTTATGCTTCACCGTGGTGAGTTTTCTGGAACCGTGGAACAAGTCCTGACCCTAGTAGTAAAGCTTCAAGTGGGTAGCGAACAACAACAATTGTTGTCCGATACCTGTTCGGCTTTTGCGTCAGCTTGTAACTGGATTAACGAGAACGTCAATCCCCGGTTGACTAACCGGAACTCGATTCAGGCTGTCTGTTATCAGGACGTTAAGAATCGGTTCGGACTGACGGCTAACCACGTTGTCAGAGCTTGCGGTCAGGTGGCGGCTAATCGTTTGACAGCAAAACAGAAGGGGAAGAAGGTCAAGAACTTTGCTCCAACAAGTTTCGACTGTGACGCTCGAACTTTTCGTTTCGTCGAGAAAGATTGGGTGATTACCGTTAGTACCAAGGGAAAACGGCTAACCCTCCCCCTGAGAGCCAGTAACTACCATCGGGGGAAACTAACTGGACGGAACCCGACATCCGCTCAAGTATGCTTACATCGTGACGGTGGTTGGTATGTCCACATCCAACTAAAATCGGAACCGCCAAAACCTATCAACGCGGATAACATTATCGGGGTCGATTTCGGTCGTCGTGACATTGCGGTAACATCAACCGAAAAATCGTGGTCGGGGGAAAGCATTAAGGAAACGAGGGATAAATATAGTCGCGTTCGAGCTTCTCTGCAAAAGAAAGCGTCTCAAGGCACTAGAGCCACCCGTCGTAGGTGTCGGGAGATATTGAAACGGCTATCGGGGCGGGAGAGAAGATACCAAGCGCACTTAAATCATGTCATCAGTAAAGCTATCGTTGCCGAGGCAAAACTAACTAACTCGATTATCGCCATAGAAGACCTAACTGGTATTCGAGAAAGAACCAACCAACAACTGCGGAATAAGACCGAAAGAAGGCGGTCTAACTCTTGGGCTTTCTATCAACTTCGACAATTTCTCGAATACAAAGGCATTAAAGAAGGGGTTGAGGTGATCGCGGTTAATCCACGATATACTTCTCAAACTTGTCATTGTTGCCTACATATCGGAATTAGAAGCGGTAAATTGTTTAAGTGTAGTAATAAGGCTTGTGGTTGGAGCGGTGACGCAGACGCAAACGGTAGTCAGATGATTAGACTTTTGGGGTTGAGTGTAATCGGGCCCAGAGATCCGAATTTATTGGCTTGCCCGATAAGTTCAGGGTTACAAAAAGCTCCCGTTAAGCTGACGCTTTAACGGGAGTAGATTACTAAGGACTCTCCAGAGTTGAGGTACAGCTAACCGTGCGAATTCCTCTCGACTACTACAGGATATTGGGAATCCCCTTTCAGGTGAGTGCCGAGCAAATTGATTTGGCCCACGCCGACC
Encoded here:
- the pdhA gene encoding pyruvate dehydrogenase (acetyl-transferring) E1 component subunit alpha — protein: MISERTLPTFDPASIIITKAEGLRLYEDMVLGRMFEDKCAEMYYRGKMFGFVHLYNGQEAISSGIIKALRQGEDYVSSTYRDHVHALSAGVPAQEVMAELFGKATGCSKGRGGSMHMFSAEHKLLGGYAFVAEGIPVATGAAFQSKYRREAMGDASADQVTVCFFGDGASNNGQFFECLNMAALWKLPIIYVVENNKWAIGMAHDRATSQPEIYKKASVFSMVGVEVDGMDVVAVHAAAREAVARARAGEGPTLIEALTYRFRGHSLADPDELRSADEKQFWGERDPITRFAAYLYEGDLATREELKEIEQKIQAEIDEAVKFAESSPEPDPSELTRFIFAEDE
- a CDS encoding DUF1345 domain-containing protein; this translates as MTAKQKMIFRLTSPINRFLFTLTVAIFVYLITGEFYQELRFLLAYDLAILSYLSVLAVQMSKATAEDTFRLSQQQEPKGISTLFAVLLFSGMGLIALSLLLNNSKQWTPLLTNLHMGLSLLAIFLSWTLVHTFFALYYARLYYDELSAEDSSAYRKGLDFPNQELVDYWDFMYYSFTIAMCYQTSDVSIESVAMRRMTLFHSILSFILVAVVIGLAVNIISNLI
- a CDS encoding DUF29 domain-containing protein — its product is MSQIAIDKIYETDFYQWTMKQAQALKEQNVQELDWENLIEEIEALGRSDYQAVVSLLTRIMQHRLKIDYANKPECNRHWQAEIKAFSNTLKRRYSPSMKPKLEVEWQGIYSDAVDLYLIDYPPSNIPETCPYHFNDLF
- a CDS encoding tRNA (5-methylaminomethyl-2-thiouridine)(34)-methyltransferase MnmD; the protein is MLVSPEAYPQKATEDGSYTFFSTEFGECYHSTSGAREEAEKKFILSSRLAAKADQSNNLKILDICYGLGYNSAAALAAIWRVRGDCRVELLALESDRVVPLAAIRENLLNSWSQPIPEYLNDFAHNHRLDLPNLTAKLLIGDARQTITKVIEAGFQAEAIFLDPFSPGKCPQLWTVEFLALVAKCLSPTGYLVTYSCAASVRRALQLAGLQIGATDCVGRRSPGTIASFLSLPPSLSAQEREHLQTKAAIPYRDAALTDPAEVIIQRRRSEQDRSDLEPTSHWKKRWQRAVSSIEISE
- a CDS encoding alpha/beta fold hydrolase — translated: MEQPVSWMIPRHSRPDYPLFVFLPGMDGSGQLYHRQIKNLAPYFDLRCLAISPQYLGDWEELSALVIALLAQELKGQSRKVYLCGESFGGCLALKIATKAPKLLKKLILVNPASSFNQRPLLSLGIAITQIMPDFIHGSSALTILPFLAAIGRISREDRRSLLKAMQYVPPKTISWRLSQLQRFQVSASELKRLQLEVLVIASQGDRLLPSVAEAKRLIQQLPAAKLTILPNSGHACLLETDIHLKDILHHHACLPRSLPAKSH
- a CDS encoding RNA-guided endonuclease InsQ/TnpB family protein, whose protein sequence is MLHRGEFSGTVEQVLTLVVKLQVGSEQQQLLSDTCSAFASACNWINENVNPRLTNRNSIQAVCYQDVKNRFGLTANHVVRACGQVAANRLTAKQKGKKVKNFAPTSFDCDARTFRFVEKDWVITVSTKGKRLTLPLRASNYHRGKLTGRNPTSAQVCLHRDGGWYVHIQLKSEPPKPINADNIIGVDFGRRDIAVTSTEKSWSGESIKETRDKYSRVRASLQKKASQGTRATRRRCREILKRLSGRERRYQAHLNHVISKAIVAEAKLTNSIIAIEDLTGIRERTNQQLRNKTERRRSNSWAFYQLRQFLEYKGIKEGVEVIAVNPRYTSQTCHCCLHIGIRSGKLFKCSNKACGWSGDADANGSQMIRLLGLSVIGPRDPNLLACPISSGLQKAPVKLTL